The following proteins are co-located in the Mus caroli chromosome 7, CAROLI_EIJ_v1.1, whole genome shotgun sequence genome:
- the LOC110298964 gene encoding interferon-induced very large GTPase 1-like: MATEKYIPDEPQSRRTRRLDLQKMLTEVGLSVDYWLPKLQENLGVSSGQALQYLDKRDLQKLKYQTQHTWEKKALEKLLDLSQPNSVAELQETPREMIKNRQRQAGQALQALRALQSEGKHREEEAVRRKEAELRQAMEIPEECWPTAEVSLKDITEIMERHLSHMEQTLTHSQKLSDGDLIRWASGGLALQGIYKTSHPRSLIQKREELLSVPKQFSLAGPVHGTEIKTKEFSSFQEQAMFTQTIERIGFISTPLVNGEGWGLSLEAGMGHNKQTESEDNYQSHSKQTYFCSARFSYIPLATCHFHINDLQLSKAALQELKSIEELLEQTTDHRDGLPLLRHRAENFFHRFGSHANQGPLHLGGIYCWKAISEGFKSEHLADVKQQAEESLNIYIMGSYSGFGVKVGASVNITTSKSKAAFYNKTHLNSQTKVQLSVAKIGGPAGADGIAQWTAGLVASNQTWSVIDRELQLIPIWDIILSSHRTEFKNALQLANCLKDHYTALTELAAQIQAGEEFLTARKEAKLFLEDVKGWEVSDPEEQLAKLVDFMQTLSQKIKSYNIWINTCLIDWDLQNFLINIVNFCKNSPTYKTQFIKSQLYSLLEPHVYKVTNFPQVHSIIQWINQSESEEELVKITSFSEFINTLKKTHKYLMEESFKNEPPERVEEAKRMATYEVTTALSSFLKYLRETQQPDMQLLLLSIAAGAGYQLVNSIFKHLLGCDELNFLMDQVESNQHKYQELKNICNYRAQAFLVLTALRATVEITDVSTEEKGQRLTLIKQHMGTLLSEEVAHALTKHGEHHDWESLENDLRLLIEGDYKATTHSLQMDEVKKQLQSLCHEKKQTYKQKSNENRTKEMIENGPFLNLLQRLGLENYYPKSMHRADFHLIYKTSVYNSQPRSENELPFYFVQKLLMLDYGLRHLVLNDDEGIKKHIPIGSSNHENEDFDPYEDVIKEDDSSSCPSATESWPHIHPMDIQMAILHCVDDLTRQYILSKLSICQYALPLVVPNPNTSQIEFYLWSLRQIRKNWQEASKSPQDKSYSHKDQQMCRVSTPIVSFIRVGNGLSASKSQIMNFFLSKRKHDVFFHRYCRGSNKHCLLMQGVVEICWFCPAGQGEDMFDKCLMFTNLHGDAKEHSQQLSFLQDVSSIIVVLMSVSDNNKENQELVRHLCKSSTPLICLIDDKEKAIANTSGKRMRIGIKNRNEAELTEELTNAIKQFLELSNTALSLEDCSQTAQEQGFLIDEDQRDCKEAKEKAQNIMVLLEEYKLSQTKENLLPLQGQLWHLWCKKDKEFYHLREKGNRSIEQHKSEIETEKRVIRHQQLEKAFPLNDLMRSVLELLQDYSETHNKLYFLQWLTLFFDNLTIEHLEKLHEKQRSLWLRIKMEKQRKQKSGYLTHCQKHMDAISVEIHDCTLGIEHLLREVGQIYEALEETSSSRDSLFLCLPQIAADLMIAGVPIELMDGDASYVPLKWVAAIFDKITEKVGDKRLFVLSVLGLQSSGKSTLLNALFGVQFRVSAGRCTKGAYMQLLKVEETFTKELGFTYVLVVDTEGLRAPELNNKSQNWDHELATLVIGLGNLTLINIFGENPSEIQDILQISVQAFLRMKQVNISPSCLFVHQNVGEVTAKDQTMEGRRRLEQKLDEMTALAAELEECSNITSFSDVIEFDANCHVYYFAHLWDGNPPMAPPNPRYCYNVQELRNAILSTAQKESRGRILKISDFKFRVQDLWKALVSENFIFSFRNTQEVIAMSKLETMYSHWTWELRSHVLDLQNQLNNQIQNGKILTLTSNLLEDPLGKKYETIKEQFDKYFEEDPDSEILVQWKTNFEHKLQILKDTLISDTRRKCNELISLKKSQEILYKQKSQYENQLLERSRKLALNLKGKELSDEELHEKFSQLWTSWIYDVSSNVPHVTEPNIDLDSENILLEYFKMDKNIVERLKIKSGEKFEIMYDKHIQITKNYLLLRKSSETCHVESIKKTTNNIQLKFSETLTNIWKHKHDYSDNYFHEILKIIENELKSEPCEGDYTFTRDYIIDLSLYLFRKASQDFKKMHEAFKSANDPVNYLVLKKDDFFKSFKISCQGATSITSFVDFLWLKLTPAIYDTIWKIMIQRIAGDMRATCPEFNGNRANLEKHILYSLAEEENFDKYWKYIQKPKEFFRDYIRDHITRYCSEKGNEKIKIFLNISLGDIKNTILSAIHNSTKVAKAKGSTASHWLDLFCDHLGSNLVFPRKDLESIEHQELMDTEFLKEVMSKALDPALREVEEDYSSKRIDEIVPDIEKILSEHLCGCWKQCPFCNAICTNTIPQHEEDHSVPFHRPQAISGFSYHKTDQFVTDVCTSDVASDSFFILHGRQKFPYKKYREAGGDYATWSITPDSSNQPYWKWFVCHFRSQLEGAYCKRFTVKGRIPSSWTKITKQDVLNDLKK, translated from the coding sequence ATGGCAACAGAAAAGTATATCCCCGATGAGCCTCAGTCCAGACGCACGAGGAGGCTTGATCTCCAGAAGATGCTGACAGAAGTGGGACTGTCTGTTGACTACTGGCTGCCTAAGCTTCAGGAAAACCTAGGTGTGAGCTCTGGCCAGGCCTTACAATATTTAGACAAAAGAGACCTCCAGAAGCTGAAGTACCAGACACAGCATACTTGGGAGAAAAAGGCTCTGGAGAAGCTGCTGGACCTCTCACAGCCAAATAGTGTTGCAGAGCTGCAGGAGACTCCAAGGGAGATGATAAagaacaggcagaggcaggcaggccaggCACTGCAGGCTCTGAGAGCCTTGCAATCAGAAGGCaagcacagagaggaagaagctgtGAGGAGAAAAGAAGCAGAGCTGAGACAAGCAATGGAGATCCCTGAGGAGTGCTGGCCAACTGCTGAAGTGTCCCTAAAAGACATCACTGAAATAATGGAGAGACATCTCAGTCACATGGAACAGACCCTGACTCACAGTCAAAAGCTCTCAGATGGAGACCTGATAAGATGGGCATCTGGAGGGCTGGCCCTGCAGGGAATTTATAAGACCAGCCACCCAAGAAGCCTGattcagaagagagaagagctACTCAGTGTCCCTAAGCAGTTCTCACTTGCTGGCCCAGTACATGGCACagagataaaaacaaaggaattttCATCTTTTCAAGAACAAGCCATGTTTACACAGACTATAGAGAGGATAGGTTTCATTTCAACCCCCTTGGTTAATGGTGAAGGTTGGGGACTTAGTCTAGAAGCTGGTATGGGTCACAACAAACAGACAGAATCTGAAGATAACTACCAATCTCATTCAAAGCAAACTTATTTTTGCTCAGCCAGGTTCAGCTACATCCCATTGGCCACCTGCCATTTTCATATCAATGATCTTCAACTCTCCAAGGCTGCTCTCCAGGAACTAAAAAGTATTGAAGAACTCCTGGAGCAGACTACAGACCACCGAGATGGACTACCCTTACTAAGGCACAGGGCTGAAAACTTTTTCCACAGGTTTGGCTCTCATGCTAACCAAGGCCCTCTGCACCTGGGGGGAATCTACTGCTGGAAAGCCATTTCAGAAGGTTTCAAAAGTGAGCACTTGGCTGATGTAAAGCAGCAAGCAGAAGAGTCCttgaatatttacattatgggCAGTTATAGTGGCTTTGGAGTTAAAGTCGGTGCGAGTGTAAATATAACAACTTCAAAATCAAAAGCAGCATTTTACAATAAAACTCATCTAAACTCTCAAACCAAGGTACAACTATCTGTAGCCAAGATAGGTGGACCAGCAGGAGCAGATGGAATTGCCCAGTGGACAGCTGGCCTTGTAGCTAGCAATCAAACCTGGTCTGTCATTGATAGGGAACTGCAGTTGATACCTATTTGGGATATCATCCTGTCCAGTCACAGAACTGAATTTAAGAATGCTCTTCAACTAGCTAACTGCCTCAAAGACCACTACACTGCTCTGACTGAACTAGCTGCCCAGATTCAAGCAGGGGAAGAATTTCTGACTGCTAGAAAAGAAGCTAAGCTTTTCCTAGAGGATGTGAAAGGCTGGGAGGTGTCTGATCCTGAAGAACAGCTTGCAAAGTTAGTAGATTTTATGCAAACAttgagtcaaaaaataaaaagttataacATTTGGATTAACACATGCCTCATAGATTGGGATCTGCAAAATTTTCTAATAAACATTGTCAACTTCTGCAAAAATTCACCCACATATAAAACTCAGTTTATTAAATCTCAGTTGTACAGCCTTCTAGAACCTCATGTCTACAAAGTGACAAACTTTCCTCAAGTACACTCTATCATACAGTGGATCAATCAGTCAGAGTCAGAGGAAGAACTAGTCAAAATCACCTCATTTTCTGAATTCATTAACACCttaaagaaaacccacaaatacCTAATGGAAGAGAGTTTCAAAAATGAGCCCCCAGAAAGAGTGGAAGAAGCAAAAAGAATGGCTACATATGAGGTCACcacagctctcagctccttcttgaAGTACCTCAGAGAAACACAGCAGCCAGACATGCAGCTGCTGCTACTCTCCATTGCAGCTGGTGCAGGCTATCAGTTGGTAAACAGTATTTTTAAGCATCTTCTGGGGTGTGATGAGTTAAACTTCCTCATGGATCAAGTGGAAAGTAACCAACACAAATACCAAGAGcttaaaaatatttgcaattaCAGAGCCCAGGCATTCTTGGTGCTCACAGCTCTAAGAGCCACAGTTGAAATCACAGATGTTTCTACAGAAGAGAAAGGACAACGTTTGACATTAATTAAACAACATATGGGGACACTGTTGTCTGAAGAAGTTGCACATGCTCTCACAAAACATGGAGAACATCATGACTGGGAAAGTCTGGAGAATGATTTGAGATTACTCATTGAGGGAGACTATAAAGCCACCACCCATTCCTTACAAATGGATGAGGTAAAAAAACAATTGCAAAGTCTCTGCCATGAAAAGAAACAGACTTATAAAcaaaaaagtaatgaaaacagaacaaaggaaatgatAGAAAATGGACCTTTCCTGAACTTACTCCAACGTCTAGGCCTAGAAAATTACTATCCAAAAAGCATGCACAGAGCTGACTTCCATCTGATCTATAAAACCTCTGTGTACAATTCACAGCCAAGGTCTGAAAATGAGCTTCCATTCTATTTTGTACAAAAGCTACTAATGTTGGATTATGGGTTGAGACATCTGGTTTTAAATGATGATGAAGGCATAAAAAAACATATCCCCATAGGTTCCTCCAatcatgaaaatgaagattttgatCCATATGAGGATGTCATTAAAGAGGATGACAGTTCTAGCTGTCCTTCAGCCACTGAGTCCTGGCCCCACATTCACCCAATGGATATTCAGATGGCTATTTTACACTGTGTAGATGATCTTACCAGGCAATATATTTTGTCCAAGCTTTCCATTTGTCAATATGCACTCCCTCTTGTGGTACCAAATCCCAATACTTCTCAGATTGAATTTTATCTCTGGTCTCTCAGACAAATTAGGAAAAATTGGCAAGAAGCAAGTAAATCTCCACAGGACAAGAGCTACAGTCACAAGGATCAGCAGATGTGTCGTGTCTCTACCCCCATTGTATCCTTCATTAGAGTTGGAAACGGCCTCTCTGCTTCCAAATCTCAGATCATGAACTTTTTTCTCAGTAAACGTAAACATGATGTGTTTTTTCACAGATACTGCAGAGGAAGCAACAAACACTGTCTCCTGATGCAGGGAGTGGTGGAAATCTGCTGGTTCTGTCCAGCTGGCCAAGGTGAGGACATGTTTGACAAGTGTCTGATGTTCACCAATCTTCATGGAGATGCCAAGGAACATAGCCAACAACTCAGTTTCCTCCAAGATGTCTCTTCTATCATTGTGGTCCTCATGTCAGTTTCtgataacaataaagaaaaccaagagcTTGTCAGACACCTCTGTAAGTCATCAACACCTTTGATCTGCTTGATTGATGACAAAGAAAAGGCCATAGCAAATACTTCTGGTAAAAGAATGAGAATTGGCATCAAGAATAGAAATGAGGCTGAATTAACAGAGGAGCTCACCAATGCCATCAAACAATTTCTAGAGCTCTCTAACACTGCTCTCAGTTTAGAGGACTGTTCACAGACAGCTCAAGAACAAGGATTCCTTATTGATGAAGACCAGAGAGACTGCAAGGAAGCTAAAGAAAAGGCTCAGAATATAATGGTCCTCCTGGAGGAATACAAGTTATCtcagacaaaagaaaatttactacCCCTTCAAGGACAACTTTGGCACCTTTGGtgtaaaaaagacaaagaattctatcatctgagagaaaagggaaatcGGAGCATCGAACAACACAAGAGTGAGATTGAAACAGAGAAAAGAGTAATTAGACATCAACAGTTGGAAAAAGCCTTTCCTCTCAATGATTTAATGCGCTCTGTTCTTGAACTCCTCCAAGACTACTCAGAAACCCATAACAAACTGTATTTTTTGCAGTGGCTGACTCTGTTTTTTGACAACCTGACAATAGAACACCTGGAAAAATTACATGAAAAGCAGAGATCTTTGTGGTTaaggataaaaatggaaaagcaaagaaaacagaagagtggCTACCTGACACACTGTCAGAAGCACATGGATGCCATCTCCGTAGAGATTCATGACTGTACTTTAGGAATTGAGCACCTTCTCCGAGAAGTTGGCCAGATCTATGAAGCTCTGGAAGAAACTTCTTCCTCTAGGGATAGcctttttctctgcctccctcaaaTTGCTGCAGACCTGATGATAGCTGGTGTTCCCATTGAGCTGATGGACGGGGATGCTTCATATGTGCCTCTAAAGTGGGTAGCAGCTATTTTTGACAAGATCACAGAGAAAGTTGGAGACAAAAGGCTGTTTGTTCTCTCTGTCCTTGGcctgcagagctcagggaagTCTACCCTGCTGAATGCCCTGTTTGGTGTACAATTCAGAGTCAGTGCAGGAAGGTGTACCAAGGGGGCCTACATGCAGCTCCTGAAGGTGGAAGAGACATTTACAAAAGAACTCGGCTTTACATATGTGCTTGTTGTAGACACAGAAGGACTTCGGGCTCCAGAACTCAACAACAAATCTCAGAATTGGGACCATGAGTTGGCAACATTAGTCATTGGTCTTGGAAACTTGACTCTGATCAATATTTTTGGGGAGAATCCCTCAGAGATTCAGGACATTCTACAAATATCTGTTCAAGCATTTCTGAGAATGAAACAAGTAAATATCTCCCCCAGTTGCCTCTTTGTCCATCAGAATGTGGGAGAAGTTACAGCAAAAGACCAAACTATGGAAGGACGGAGGAGACTGGAGCAGAAACTGGATGAAATGACTGCATTGGCTGCTGAGTTGGAAGAGTGCTCAAACATAACCAGCTTCAGTGATGTAATTGAGTTTGATGCCAATTGCCATGTCTACTACTTTGCTCACCTCTGGGATGGTAATCCCCCAATGGCCCCTCCCAATCCTCGATATTGCTACAATGTCCAGGAACTAAGAAATGCAATTCTTTCAACTGCCCAGAAGGAATCTAGGGGAAGGATCTTAAAAATATCAGATTTCAAATTCCGAGTTCAAGATTTGTGGAAAGCTCTTGTCAGTGAAAACTTCATTTTTAGTTTCAGGAACACCCAAGAGGTCATAGCCATGAGCAAACTGGAAACCATGTATAGCCACTGGACCTGGGAGCTAAGGAGTCATGTACTGGACTTACAGAATCAGCTGAACAATCAGATTCAAAATGGGAAAATACTGACACTCACATCTAATTTGCTGGAGGATCCACTTGGTAAGAAATATGAAACCATCAAAGAACAATTTGACAAATATTTTGAAGAAGACCCAGATAGTGAAATATTGGTTCAGTGGAAAACCAATTTTGAACACAAGTTACAAATACTTAAAGACACACTTATTTCAGATACCAGAAGGAAATGCAATGAACTTATCAGTCTTAAAAAAAGCCAAGAAATACTTTATAAACAAAAGTCACAATATGAAAATCAGTTGTTAGAGAGGAGcagaaagttagctttaaatcTGAAGGGTAAGGAATTAAGTGATGAAGAGTTGCATGAGAAATTCAGTCAACTTTGGACAAGTTGGATTTATGATGTATCTTCCAATGTTCCTCATGTCACAGAGCCTAACATTGATTTGGACTCTGAAAATATCCTTCTGGAATATTTCAAGATGGACAAAAATATTGTGGAGAGACTAAAAATAAAGTCTGGAGAAAAGTTTGAAATCATGTATGACAAACATattcaaataacaaaaaattacCTTTTACTTAGAAAGAGTTCAGAAACCTGTCATGTTGAATCCatcaaaaagacaaccaacaacATTCAGTTAAAATTTTCAGAAACACTTACAAACATTTGGAAGCACAAGCATGATTACAGTGACAATTACTTTCATGAAATCTTGAAGATCATAGAAAATGAGCTGAAATCTGAACCCTGTGAGGGAGACTACACATTTACTAGAGACTACATCATTGACTTATCCTTGTACTTATTCCGAAAAGCATCCCAGGACTTCAAGAAAATGCATGAGGCATTCAAGAGTGCAAACGACCCTGTGAACTATCTGGTGCTAAAGAAAGATGatttctttaagagttttaaAATCTCCTGCCAAGGTGCCACCTCAATCACATCCTTTGTTGACTTCCTATGGCTCAAGCTCACTCCTGCTATCTATGACACCATATGGAAAATAATGATTCAAAGAATAGCCGGAGACATGCGAGCCACCTGCCCTGAATTCAATGGAAACAGAGCTAACCTGGAGAAACATATTCTCTACTCTCTAGCAGAAGAAGAAAATTTTGATAAATACTGGAAATACATTCAAAAGCCAAAAGAATTTTTCAGGGACTACATTAGAGACCACATTACAAGATACTGttcagaaaaaggaaatgaaaaaataaaaatatttttaaacataagttTAGGTGACATCAAGAATACCATCCTGTCTGCCATTCATAACTCCACAAAGGTAGCTAAAGCTAAAGGCAGCACTGCATCTCACTGGCTGGATTTGTTCTGTGACCACCTAGGGAGCAACCTGGTCTTCCCAAGGAAAGACCTGGAAAGCATAGAGCACCAGGAGCTAATGGATACTGAGTTTCTTAAAGAAGTCATGAGCAAAGCTTTGGATCCTGCATTGAGGGAAGTAGAAGAGGATTATTCAAGTAAGCGCATAGATGAAATTGTTCCTGACATTGAGAAAATTCTCTCTGAAcatctctgtggctgctggaaacAGTGTCCTTTTTGTAATGCAATTTGTACAAACACCATTCCCCAACATGAAGAAGACCACAGTGTGCCATTCCACCGTCCTCAGGCTATCAGTGGTTTTTCTTATCATAAAACAGACCAGTTCGTCACTGATGTTTGTACTAGTGATGTAGCAAGtgattctttcttcattttacatgGCCGCCAGAAATTCCCATACAAGAAATATCGAGAAGCAGGAGGTGATTATGCCACATGGAGCATCACCCCAGACTCATCCAACCAGCCATATTGGAAATGGTTTGTCTGTCATTTCAGGTCACAGCTAGAAGGGGCATATTGCAAAAGATTTACAGTGAAAGGTAGAATTCCATCTTCATGGACTAAAATCACAAAGCAAGATGTCTtgaatgacttaaaaaaataa